Within the Pseudomonas fulva genome, the region CTGATCCCGGATCAATACCTTGGCGCTCTGCACACCTCGCTCGTTCGACGAGAGGCTTTCTGGCGCGAGTCCATCGCCGCGGGGCGAACCCAGGTGAGCCTCGCCTGCGCGACCGAGCAAGTCGTCGGCTTCATTGCCATCGGCCCCTGTCGTGACGATGGCGTCAGCGCAGTCGAGACGGGTGAAGTCACTGCTTTCTACCTGTTGCCACAGTACTGGCGAAGCGGCGTAGGGCGCTTGCTGTGGGCCGCTGGCGTGCAGTGCCTGGCCGAGCACGATTATCGCCGCGTTACCCTGTGGGTGCTGAGCGAGAATCAGCGGGCGAGGCGTTTTTACCGCAAGGTGGGCTGGATACCGGAGCCGGAAACTGAGCGCAGCCTGCTTATCGGCGGGGCGAGCCTGCAGGAAGTCCGCTATCGCTCTCCTGGGACCGAATGAAAGCCTTGCGGCTCTACGCTCAGCTAATGATTGGCTGAGCGGGTGGGCGCGGACGTGTCAGCTGCCAGGGTTTTCCTGCGGTTGCACAGCCGGAATTTCGCTCAGGTGGTGGTAGATCGGCAGCCCTTTTTGCTGCGCCAGTTCGACCAGTCGATCCGCGCGGCGGCACGCGCCGCCGATGCGCAATAGGGCATCGCAACGGCTGAGCAGGCGTTGTGCGTAGGTATCGACATCGGCCTGTGAGCCTGAGCCCGGCTGTTCGGCCAGCATCGGCAGATGACCGGCCTGCAGCAACTGCGTGGCACACGCCTGAATGTCGTTGCTGCCCGGGCCTGCCAGCACAATCATCAGCGGCGAGACGGGCATCAGCTGCTTGAGGTACTGCAGCAGAATGATGGTCTTGCCATCCATGATGCGGCCGTCTTCGGTCATCGCCAGAGCCTGTTCGAAGGGCAGTTCCAGCACCTCGATATCCTCGCCTTCCTCGGCCAGGCCGCCGCCGTCGGCAACGCGATCCTCGGGCTGATACTCGCCGATGAAGAAGTGCACCCGTTCGGTCACCGAGGCCGGGCTCATAAAGGCCTCGAAGATCTTGCGCACCGATCTCACCCGGTAGCCGGTTTCTTCCTCGGCTTCCAGGCGGATGCGTTCCTCGGGGCTGGCATTGTCCAGTAGCCCGGCAGCCGCTTCGATCAGGTAGCCGTGGTGCTCGTTGACGAACGCCGGGATGCGAAATTGCCGGGTCAGAATCACCGTGCGCCGGGCGCGGTTGTAGAGGCCGATGGTGGCGCCATTGCCGCGGTCGTAGACCTCGCGGGTCTGTGGTTGCCAGCTGCCGTCGCGGCGCTGCAGTTCGAAGTCGATCTTCTTCAGTACGTACCAATTGTCCGAAAGCAGGTGCTGCTTGAGGATGCGAACGTTGGGGCTGCTCACTGGCAGTGTCCTCGCGGGTCATCAGAGCGCTGCAGTGTTCCACAATCAAATGAACGCCCCAAGTCCGCCGTCAGCTGCCACAATCGGCCGGACGTGAGCGGGCTGCAGAGAGGGGCGGGCGATGGCGGACAGGCGCAGTTTCAGCGAGACGCTGCAGGGGCAGAACCTGCGCTTCGTGGCGGCTAAGAAGGATGCCGCGCGGCAGACCCGCGTGGGCTTTCTGCTGCAGGAGCACTTTTCCCTGCCGGCCTTCACCCAGGCGCTGGACGTGCTGGTCACCGCCAACCTGATCGAGCGCGGCCTGTTCGTCACCCGCACCTTCAGCCTCGACGGCCAGGCGGTGACCAGCGACCTGGGCATCGTCATCTGCCCGGACGCCGGACTGACCGCCAGGGATCTCGCCGAGCTGGATCTGCTGGTGATCTGCGCCGGCCTGCGCACCCCGCTGCGACCGCTTCCCGCGCTCAGGCAACTGCTGCGCACGGCGGCCGACAAGCAGGTGGCGCTGGCCGGTTTGTGGAGCGGCGCCTGGTTTATCGGCCAGGCCGGGCTACTGGATGGCTACCGCTGCGCGATCCATCCCGAGCACCGCGCGGCATTGGCGGAGATCGCCCGGCACAGCCAGGTGACCGCGGAAAGCTTCGTGGTCGACCGCGACCGGCTGACCGCGGCCAGCCCGACCGGGGCCTTCCATATGGTGCTGGAGTGGATCGGTACGCTGCACGGCAACGACCTGGCCGAGGGCATCGTCGGCATCCTGGCCTTCGAGGAGTCGCGCTACAAACGGGTCAAACCGACCCTGCACGCGAAGATGAGCGAGCCGCTGCGCACCGTCATCAACCTGATGAGCGCGAACATCGAAGAACCGTTGAGCACCGACCAGTTGGCCGCCTACTCGGGCCGCTCGCGGCGGCAGATCGAACGGCTGTTTCAGCAACAGCTGGGCACCACGCCCGCCCGTTATTACCTGGAACTGCGGATCACCGAAGGTCGCCGGCTGCTGCAGCACTCGGACCTGCCGGTGCTGGACGTCAGCGTGGCCTGCGGCTTCGTTTCGCCGAGCCATTTCAGCAAGTGCTACACGGCATATTTCGGCAACTCGCCTTCCAAGGAAATCCGCCACGGCAACGTGAAGTCGCGTTAGGGCGCTGCTTTAGTTGCCCTGAAACAACATCGAAAGGGTCGTGCGTAACCAGCGGTTGCCCGGGTCCTGGTGGTAGCGGGCGTGCCAGTGCTGCTTGACCAGAAAGGTGTCGATCGGAAAAGGGCAGGCGTGCACCCTCAGGCCGTGGGCGCCGGCGAGCGTTTCGCCGATATGGCGGGGCAGGGTGGCGATCAGGTCGGTGCTGCCGACGACGGCGCCCAGGCCGAGGAAGCCCGGCAGCTCCAGGACGATCTGCCGTTCGATGGCGTTACGCGCCAGTGCCGCTTCCAACAGTTTCTGGCCGGTGCCGGCGCTGACGAACACATGGCTTTCGCCCACGTATTCATCGAGCTGCATTACATCGCCAATGCGCGGGTGATTGGGGCTGACCAGGCACACCCAGTCCTGGGGGAACAGCACCTGCTGGTAGATGCCGCCGCCCAGCCAGGGCACGAAGCCGATGGCCAGATCGGCCTCACCGGTTTCCAGGGCGCGTTCGGTGTTGCCGTCGATACGCGCAACTTCCAGGCGGATGCCCGGCGCGTCCCGGCGCAGCAATTCGAGAATCTTCGGCAGCAGGGTGATATGGCTGGCGTCGCTCATGCACAGGCGAAAGCGCCGCTTGGCGCTGGCCGGGTCGAAGCCGATTTCCCAGGCGGTCAGCCGGCGCAGTGACTCGAGTACCTCGCGGCACGGGGTGATCAGCGCTTCGGCCTGAGGCGTGGGCGCCATGCCGGTGGGCGTGCGCACGAACAGCGGATCGCCCAGTTGCTCACGCAGCTTGCCGAGCCACAGGCTGATGGTTGGCTGGCTCTGGCCCAGCTGTTCGGCCGTTCGAGTGACGCTGCGGGTGTCGTAGAGCACGTCGAACAGGTGCAGCAGCTTGGGTTCGGGCAAGGCGTCTGTTGGGATCATTATTTAATTTTCTGATAGCGCTATTGATTCCATTGTATAGCTCAACAATGGGGGCGTGTTTAAGGTGAGGGAAAAAGCAGGAGCGCCTCACCTTGAAAATCTGCATCCTCGGATCCGGTGCGCTGGGCAGCACCTTTGGCGCCGCGCTCAGCGAGGCGGGCCATGAAACCTGGCTGCTCAACCGCGCCGGTGCACATATCGACGCCATCCAGCATAACGGCCTGACGGTGATCGAAGACGACATCGAGCGCAGCGTGCGCATCAATGCCACCTCGCGTGCCGAAGAGGTCGGCCCCGTCGACCTGCTCATCGTGCTGGTCAAGTCGTTCGCCACCGCCCGCGCCATCGCCGATGCCGGCGCGCTGGTCGGCCCGCAGACCGTGGTGCTGTCGCTGCAAAATGGTCTGGGGCACGAGGACCTGCTCGCCGAGGCGGTCGGCCGCGACAAGGTGATCGCCGGCAAGACCTATGTAGGCGGCGTGCTGCTGGCGCCGGGGCGCATCCGTTGTGGCGTGGACGGTAAGCGGACCTTTATCGGCGAGCTCGACGGTCAGGTCAGCGCGCGGGTCAGCCAGATCGCCGAGGTGTTCCGCGGCGCCGGCC harbors:
- a CDS encoding GNAT family N-acetyltransferase, with amino-acid sequence MLSWQQAYAGLIPDQYLGALHTSLVRREAFWRESIAAGRTQVSLACATEQVVGFIAIGPCRDDGVSAVETGEVTAFYLLPQYWRSGVGRLLWAAGVQCLAEHDYRRVTLWVLSENQRARRFYRKVGWIPEPETERSLLIGGASLQEVRYRSPGTE
- a CDS encoding NUDIX domain-containing protein, with protein sequence MSSPNVRILKQHLLSDNWYVLKKIDFELQRRDGSWQPQTREVYDRGNGATIGLYNRARRTVILTRQFRIPAFVNEHHGYLIEAAAGLLDNASPEERIRLEAEEETGYRVRSVRKIFEAFMSPASVTERVHFFIGEYQPEDRVADGGGLAEEGEDIEVLELPFEQALAMTEDGRIMDGKTIILLQYLKQLMPVSPLMIVLAGPGSNDIQACATQLLQAGHLPMLAEQPGSGSQADVDTYAQRLLSRCDALLRIGGACRRADRLVELAQQKGLPIYHHLSEIPAVQPQENPGS
- a CDS encoding GlxA family transcriptional regulator, whose translation is MADRRSFSETLQGQNLRFVAAKKDAARQTRVGFLLQEHFSLPAFTQALDVLVTANLIERGLFVTRTFSLDGQAVTSDLGIVICPDAGLTARDLAELDLLVICAGLRTPLRPLPALRQLLRTAADKQVALAGLWSGAWFIGQAGLLDGYRCAIHPEHRAALAEIARHSQVTAESFVVDRDRLTAASPTGAFHMVLEWIGTLHGNDLAEGIVGILAFEESRYKRVKPTLHAKMSEPLRTVINLMSANIEEPLSTDQLAAYSGRSRRQIERLFQQQLGTTPARYYLELRITEGRRLLQHSDLPVLDVSVACGFVSPSHFSKCYTAYFGNSPSKEIRHGNVKSR
- a CDS encoding LysR family transcriptional regulator, giving the protein MIPTDALPEPKLLHLFDVLYDTRSVTRTAEQLGQSQPTISLWLGKLREQLGDPLFVRTPTGMAPTPQAEALITPCREVLESLRRLTAWEIGFDPASAKRRFRLCMSDASHITLLPKILELLRRDAPGIRLEVARIDGNTERALETGEADLAIGFVPWLGGGIYQQVLFPQDWVCLVSPNHPRIGDVMQLDEYVGESHVFVSAGTGQKLLEAALARNAIERQIVLELPGFLGLGAVVGSTDLIATLPRHIGETLAGAHGLRVHACPFPIDTFLVKQHWHARYHQDPGNRWLRTTLSMLFQGN
- a CDS encoding ketopantoate reductase family protein; its protein translation is MKICILGSGALGSTFGAALSEAGHETWLLNRAGAHIDAIQHNGLTVIEDDIERSVRINATSRAEEVGPVDLLIVLVKSFATARAIADAGALVGPQTVVLSLQNGLGHEDLLAEAVGRDKVIAGKTYVGGVLLAPGRIRCGVDGKRTFIGELDGQVSARVSQIAEVFRGAGLDTRVSENILGTMWDKLLVNVATGALTGITMLTYGQLYSELLLRETALAAVAEAIAVAQAAGVTLSLTEPEQAWNLASAGLPASFKTSMLQSLEKGSITEIDFINGAVVRLGQRHGIATPVNATLVACIKGIERAMADQQQEETKR